The window AGGACGAAATGGACAGACACTTGCAAAATTGCCCTGCCTTCGGTGCTGCCTGCCTTTAGTTCGCATCTGCTAGTTTGACCAATCAAACATTTGAACCTTACTTCCTACTTTCTATTATTATGACATTGTGGTGCCAGTGCCACGGATTGAAATGCATGCTATCATGGCGGGTGTAGAAATGGTGCAACAAGATCTAGTACAGAATGCTGCTTCAAACTAGGTCGGTCGGTACTGTATATATCCGAGCACACTATGTACATACATATGCCGACTATCAAAGATATAATCGTGAAGACTGGTCTGGTTACTTACAGTCGAACAGCAGAAGAAAGTTCTATACTTCTATTGGATGTCAATTTGCTCGGAAGGCACTCCATGGGCACAGAGGATCTTTAGGATACGGTCAACTATAACATCTTCCTTCGTCGAGCTGCATATGATTTTGACTACCTTGAGATGCTTCGATAGTGGTGATTGttcctttgggtcatatgtttCCATCACATGCCCTTTCTGTAGCAAACAGAAATATTTTCCTGAAGTCAGCAGGAGGTACATGGCGACTTCAAAGAAAAAACCTATCAAACTTTGAGAATACATACCTCGTGAGTTTGAAAATCAAGCAGAAGTGTCAGCGTCTGTAGAATTGGTGAGTGCTGGAGGAAGTAAATCAATCCAGTGAAATCACCAGCCAGACACCATTTGTTCAGCAACAAGCATTTGAGCTTGCTAAACATGGGGCACCATTTCAAATCCATTCTGAAAATAGATAACTGGACAAAATGAAGGGGGTTAAAAACAAAACAAGTACATGATGCTTTTTGAGATACAGAAGTACATGCTTTGGAAATTTTCTGGTGGTTCTTATTTTTCATAGAAACAAAGTTAATTAAGTGTTACCAGATAATGAGATCTATATCCGAAGTTGTACTTTGCCACTTTCTGGTCTACTCAGAAATATTACTCACAAATTAATCTCAATCCTACATGTTATAACATATGACTCAAGTACCAAGTAGAGGTATGCATATTGCCAGACGAGTACATAGAAACATCAAGATTCAAACATGTGAAACGGTGAAAACAACAATGCACATAATGAGCTTGTTCAATATGCTTGTACTGACAGATATCTGGATACAAACATAAACGAGATCTAGCACATGAAAAAAAAAGACAAAGGAATTAGCAAAAATGGGAGCATGCATACCTGATCATCAGTTGTTAACTCCAAATTTGTAGCATCAGACAAGCCTTCCAAAACCACACAAAATCCTGCTTGCCTATCGCATCCTTCACATGGTACATCAAAACAGTAATGATACTGCTGATCAAAGGATTCAACAGATGCTGTTACCAGCGATGGCATGCTATCAAGCAACGGAGTCAGACCCTGGTATGGAGCTAGTTTCAAGCTGATGAGATTTGGGGCAGCAATACGACGGCGGGTTTTATCGTCAAAACACCCCCCTTTGATGGTAAGATGTCGTACTGACTGGCACAAGATGCTCGCAAGGATGTTACAGCCTTTCATCTCTAACACATCGAGCACCTGACAGCCCGTGAAATCCACAGAGCGTTTAAACTGCATGAAGCAAAGCTCTACCCTCTTCAGGTGCGACGAGACGAGGACCAGGTTGGTTGTCAACGAACCAGCGACGACCCGCAGCGTCCGAACGTCATGCGAGAAGGCGTACCGGAGCCACGGCTTGATGCGTGTGAACGCCTCCTCGCAGTGAAAGGTGTCGTAATCGGAACAGATGTCACATAGGTTCAGAGGTGTCGGGTGGCGGCGGCACAGCAGCTCGTCCACGAACTTGCTCCTGGGGCCGCCGTCGCCCCGCGGGTCGTCCTCGAGGCGCAGGGCGGGCACGGACCTCCAGAGCGAGCGCCAGCGCCGGGCGAGCACGCACGTCCGCACGGAGTCGCGCGAGGGCAGGAACGACATCAGGTACGCCAGCAGGTCGTCCGGGAGGTCCCCGATGCGGTTCTCGCCGACGGCCGCCGTGCctccctcctcgctcagcctcctgGACATTTCGTCGAACGGGTTGCCTGCGCAAAAGCTGCGGAGTTCATTTGACGTTCAGGGAAGGGAGCCGGTGCAGACGGCACACCGGAGAAGATGTGCTGCAAGAATATCTGTCGCCGGATGGGCTCACCTCGCGCCGCCGCAAGAAGCCTGCCTGACGACGAGTCAACTAAGCGAGGGAGAGCAGAAGTGGGAGCGCGATTTTGGGGGGTTCTTGGGGTAGGGGGCTTGGGGGGTGGCGCGCGGTGAGTTCCGACGGGGGCTTGGGGGCGATCCGCGGCGAGCTCCGGTGTCACGGCGGTGAGGCAGCCCGCGCCGACCGACGGTGAGGCGAGCTCGTTGGGCAGAAggattcggcgctgcaggcgcacaAATGTTTTTTTTAAGGACGCAGGCGTGCAAATGCTAAATATTGTTTTTTCCTTTTAAATTTAGGggtttgctatttcacatctagatgtgagatattatctcacatctaACTCCCTCAtccttgatttttttttctttaaaGTCTCTCATTGATTTGTTTTGTCCCAAAAAATTCACGCATATGCTAATCTCGCGGTTGTCCTCGTTCGAGCTGGAGCTCAGCTTTTTTTTTTTGAGCAACAAAGCTAGGCATTTATTCAGGAGTTGGTATTGCTACCGGTATTACAGAGGTATCATGTGATTGCCCCAACCAAATGTGGCGGCCATGATCTAACTTAACAGCATGCCTAGCTAGTTTATGAGGCTCGAAGTTCGAGGCTCTAAATTCAAACTTAAAATAGCAAGAATTAAAAGAAGATTGCCATGAAATAATCTCTTTTACAACTGCACCATAATTTCCTCCCGACTTTTCTTTGATATGCTTCACCACCTCTTGGCAATCAGACGCGATCACAATTTTCTGGAGCCCCAGGTCTTCCGCTAGCGATAGTCCTTCTCTGCATGCCATTGCTTCCAAAGTAGCCGGATCGACCAACCCTCTAGTCACAAGCACCGATGACCCCAGATACTGGCCTGCATTATTCCTGCAAACTGCAGCAGCGGCACCAACTCCACGGAAAACAGCAGCGTCAACATTGATTTTAGCATGGTCCTCAATGGCCGGAATCCATCTTCTTGGTGCAGAGGTAACTGGGATGTTCATGCAGTGGTTTATTGGCTTCTTTTCCTCCTCCAACTCTGATAAGAAATGAGTGATGAACATGTAAGTGGATAAAGGGCTTTGATGCAACCCTTCATGGATCAGCTTCAGTCTCGCCCACCAAATTGCCCATAGGGTAACTGCTACCTTAATGAACTTGTCGTGTGATATTTGTTCGATTATTGTGAATAACCACTTCTTCGCGTCATTTTCAGTGTTACTTCGCAGAACATCAATAAGCTCCTGATCCACCAATGACCATACACACCGGGCAGCAGTACACTCAATCAAGCTATGCTTCCAAGAGTCTGTAGATCCGCAGATGGCACACGAGCTACTTGTGGTCATGTTCCTATGCATTCTGACATCTTCCGTTGGGATCGATTGACGTGCAAGTCTCCACAGAAAGACCCTGATTTTAGCAGGGACCATAGTTTCCCATAAACCCTTCCAAGACGACTTCTCCTCCTGTCGGTTAGACGCACCTGGCCGTGACTCCAGCCATTCCTCACGCCTCCTCTTGGTTTCAACAATCATACGATAACAGGACCGAACACTGAAAACACCAGATTTCTCAAACATCCAAGACCAATAGTCCTCCACATTCCTCTGACAGACCGGGATTTGAAAGATTGCTTGTGCATCAAAAGGGAGGAAAACCTATTTCACTAGCTCCAAATTCCAGCGTGCATTACCTGAGTCAATAAGTTCAGCAACTAGCTGCGGCGGATCAGGCACTCTGGCAACCAGAGGCCTCATAAGTTCAGGCCGAGGGATCCAGTTGGTATTCCATATCTCCGTCGTTGTACCATCACCGATTCTCCTGATTAGACCCTGTTTCATAATATCCCTTCCTTCCACTATGGATCTCCAAATCTGAGACGGATGACTTCCAATAGTGGCTTCTAGTATTGAGCAATTTGGGAAATACACAGCTTTTAAAATACGAGCACTAAGGGACTCTGGGGTGACCAAGATCCTCCATGATTGACGAGCCAGTAGAGCCAAATTAAACAGCTCGAAGTCACGGAACCCCAGCCCTCCCATATATCTCGGCATTGTCATACTGTCCCACGACACCCAATAGGGTTTCCTCTTCCCTTGCTCACTTCCCCACCAGAACGCACGTACGGCTGAGGTTAACTTTTCGCATAACCCTCTTGGCAATTTGAAGCATGACATTGAAAAAACCGGGATGGCCTGTGCTACGGACTTGATGAGCACATCCTTTCCCGCAGCCGATAGGGTTTTCTCCATCCAACCTCTTATTTTGTTCCATAACCGATCAATCAGGTACTTGAAAGCTCCGTTTTTGGATGAGCCCACATCCGTTGGAAGACCCAAGTATTTCGCGCTGAGCTGTTCATTGGGAACTTGCAAAATTTGTTTCACCTGTTCTCGAACCTGTTCTGGACATCCCTTGCTGAAAAAGCATGAAGATTTTTCACGGTTCACTCTTTGGCCCGAAGCCCTGACATAGGTTTCCAATAAGAGAGACACTTCTTCCGCCCCTTCCGAATTTGCTCGaaaaaacagcaggctgtcatctacAAACAACAAGTGGTTTATCGGCGGTGCCGTCGAAGCCACTTTGATTCCTCCTAGATTAGATGACTGAACTCGTGATTTTaacaggcacgaaaggccctctgctgccaacAAAAACAAATAGGGTGAAATAGGATCCCCTTGGCGGATACCACGCGTAGGGTTGAACTCCTCTAATTTTTCTCCATTAAACATGACTGAGAAGGAAACAGATGATACCATCCCCATAACAATATCAACCCAGTTCCGACTGAACCCAAACTTCAACATGATAGCTCTCAGGTAGTCCCACTCAACacggtcatatgccttcatcatatccaatttTAGTGCGCACGACCTGTGGATCTGAGCTTTATTTCTCTTCATAAAATGAAGGCATTCGTAAGCTGCAATGATATTGTCAGTGATCAATCTGCCCGGAACAAAGGCAGACTGCTCCTCAGAGATGATCTCCGGCAATATTAGCTTCAAACGATTGGCTGTcacctttgatgcaatcttatacaGTACATCGTGGCAGCTTGGGCTGGCCCATGTGTGTGGCAGCGTGGGCTGTCTTTGTCTGTTTTTTCTTTCGTTTTTTGTCTATTTTCTAAACTGTCTCCGTTCGCTACATCCTTTGCATTTTCTGAGGCCTTttatcttttctttattttttttgttttttcttccacTGCGATGCTATGAATGCATATATGTCATATGTTGCGTGCATGCATCTCCTTTGTGCGTGTATATACCGTACAATCGTTGATGCATGTTTTTTTTTGTTTGGATTTTTGTGTTCATGTAAGTAAATCATGTATCGAATTGCTAAAACTCATATAGATGAGTTTCAACGATGTTTCATCTAAGTTCCAGTCCATTTGACCCGTCGCTATTAACTTCATGCAATTTTTTGATCAGGGTTGTCTAGTCCCGCGCATCCGGTGTCACTCGCCCATTGTCCATTTTGCGGCTCGTCACACCATGCATTTTTTTGTTGGGACATTCTTTGTGGTTTGTTTTTTCTGTGTTGTAGTTGAAAAGACAAGTTGTTTGTATAAGTCGAAGAGATGAGCTGGCCGCTAGCTCATCAGTtcttctcatctctctctctcattctTCTTTGTCTTTGGAGCAGAGGTAACCCGAGGATGGATCTGCTTTTAAACTCTACGATGACAGGCAACAACCTTTTTTTTGGCAAGTCTAACCCTAATATGTAAGAAGCCCGATTTTTTCTTGTCCTACTTTGTGAGTGCACTGTTCATACGCAACTTGGCCTGGCCCATTTTTGTCTCAGTTGTAACTCCACCCTCAACACGTAACTGGGGACCCGACCACTTTTGTCCCGGTTGCAAGTCCACCCCTGACATGCAAGTCCACCCCTACAAGCCCATTTTTGACTCGTAACTGGGCACGTGTTTCGTCTTTCATCCCAACTGAAGTTGATAATTGACTTGCAATTGGGCTTGTAGTTTCGTAgttatcctagttgcaagtccatcttCCATTCGCAACTGGGTTTATATTTCTCCCATTTGCAAGCCTACCCTCAACTTGCAACTAGACATGTTTTtgtttttcatcccagttgcaagtctaccCCTGACTCGCAATTGGGCTCGATGTTTCGTAGTTGTCTTAAtttcaagtccatcttcaactcgcaACTGGGATCACTGTTTTGTTGTTGTCCTACTTGCAAGTCCACCCTTAACTTGTGAATGGGCCCATATTTTTGttgttgtcctagttgcaagtccaccctcgactcgcaactcggcATGTGTTATGTTTTTcatctcagttgcaagtccacccgtgAGTCGAAACTGAGCTCGTAGTTTTTGTTATCCTAGTTACAAGTCCtacctcgactcgcaactaggcccATAGTTTCTTTTTTCCCAGATGCAAGCCCACCCTTGACGTGCAACTGGGCTTGTGTTTGgtgtttcatcccagttgcaagtccatcttTGACTCGCAACTGGACCGTAGTTTGTTttatcctagttgcaagtcgaccATTGACTCGCAATTGGGCTCGTAGTTTGTAGTTGTCCCAGTTTTATGTGCATCCTTGAGTCGCAACTCAACTCATAGTTCTCTTAGTTGCAAGCGCGCCCTTGATTCGCAACAAGCCATGTCTATTGTTTTCCATCCAAGTTACAAGTCCACCTttgactcgcaactgggctcaTAGTTTGTTTCATCCCACCCTCAATTTGCAATTACTGGTCTTGTCCCCCACTACATTTAACGCCTTCAATGCTAATGCAACTCGGCGTGGCTGGGTTGGGTTGTGGAATTGACGTTCTCGGGGGTGATTGACCTTTTTCATAGCTGCAAGTCCACCATTGACTCGCAACTCGGGCTCGACCTTTtactgtcccagttgcaagtccaccctcgactcgcaactggggcccAACCTTTTTTGTCCCAATTgcgagtccaccctcgactcgccacTAGGGGTCCGAtctttttttgtcctagttgcaagtccacccctcGACAGCGAAAAACCGCAGATGAGCCGGCCCAAGTAGCTAGGAtactttttctattttgttttgttttttctttatgattttttatttttatattttatcattttttttctttcattgGTTTTCCTCTTGTTttaatcccagttgcaagtccacccttgactcgcaactaggacCATAGTTTGTTTCATCTCAGTTGCAAGTCAACCCTTGACTTGTAGTTTCatatttgtcccagttgcaagtccatccctcgactcgcaactgggcacGTAGTTGTCCGAGTCCCAAGCCCACCCCAACTCACTATTGGAGCCTATGTTTTGTTTTTCGGGTTTActgtttcacatctagatgtgaaataataCCTCAAATCTAAGTGCATTATTGTAGGATAACTCTTTGCTATaagatttttgttttgttttcccttgtttttttcctcatttgtttttaaacttttgtttttctattttctctttttgGTCTTTTTAAATTCAtatttttcaataaataaataaattcaccatttattttatttcctataaTTTCCATGCAAGCGCTCTCTCTACcttccgcctcgtttgttgctttttgtttattagatatcatgttgttgtcTAGGCCTGTTTGGCTTCGCTTTTGTTGGTCCTCGACTCACAACTGATGCCTGGCAttgttttgtcccagttgcaagtacaTCCTCGACTTGCAACTGGAGCCCAAATTTTTTTGTCGGAGTTCCAAGTCCGCTCTAGTCTCGCAATTGGGACCCAGTATTTtttccctagttgcaagtccatcatcgactcgcaactggggttCGACTTTTTTTTCTAATTACAAGTGCACCCTCGACTCGCAATTGGGGTTCGAACTTTTTTCTCCCAGTTGCAAAACCCCCCTCTCGACTTGTAACTAGGACATGACTTTTttctcagttgcaagtccaccctcaactcgTAATTGGGGTCCGACCTTTTTTGCCCGATTTCCAAGTCCACTCTCGAGTCGCAACTGAGGCCTGACCTTTTTTTCCCTGTCGCAATTGCACTCTCAACTCACAACCGGGTCTCGACACTTATGGTCCTAATTGTAAGTCTGCCCTTGACTCGCGACGGGGCTCTCGCCTTTTTTGTCTCAGTTGAAAGTCCACCCTCAATTCTTAACTAGGCCTCAATCATTTTTGTCCTAGTTACAGGTTCACTCTCGACACAAAATGGGGTAGACTTTTTTT is drawn from Triticum dicoccoides isolate Atlit2015 ecotype Zavitan chromosome 6B, WEW_v2.0, whole genome shotgun sequence and contains these coding sequences:
- the LOC119321571 gene encoding uncharacterized protein LOC119321571; its protein translation is MPRYMGGLGFRDFELFNLALLARQSWRILVTPESLSARILKAVYFPNCSILEATIGSHPSQIWRSIVEGRDIMKQGLIRRIGDGTTTEIWNTNWIPRPELMRPLVARVPDPPQLVAELIDSELEEEKKPINHCMNIPVTSAPRRWIPAIEDHAKINVDAAVFRGVGAAAAVCRNNAGQYLGSSVLVTRGLVDPATLEAMACREGLSLAEDLGLQKIVIASDCQEVVKHIKEKSGGNYGAVEKTIFSICTPASLKKTFVRLQRRILLPNELASPSVGAGCLTAVTPELAADRPQAPVGTHRAPPPKPPTPRTPQNRAPTSALPRLVDSSSGRLLAAARGNPFDEMSRRLSEEGGTAAVGENRIGDLPDDLLAYLMSFLPSRDSVRTCVLARRWRSLWRSVPALRLEDDPRGDGGPRSKFVDELLCRRHPTPLNLCDICSDYDTFHCEEAFTRIKPWLRYAFSHDVRTLRVVAGSLTTNLVLVSSHLKRVELCFMQFKRSVDFTGCQVLDVLEMKGCNILASILCQSVRHLTIKGGCFDDKTRRRIAAPNLISLKLAPYQGLTPLLDSMPSLVTASVESFDQQYHYCFDVPCEGCDRQAGFCVVLEGLSDATNLELTTDDQLSIFRMDLKWCPMFSKLKCLLLNKWCLAGDFTGLIYFLQHSPILQTLTLLLDFQTHEKGHVMETYDPKEQSPLSKHLKVVKIICSSTKEDVIVDRILKILCAHGVPSEQIDIQ